One part of the Podarcis muralis chromosome 3, rPodMur119.hap1.1, whole genome shotgun sequence genome encodes these proteins:
- the STMN4 gene encoding stathmin-4 isoform X2, which translates to MTLAAYKEKMKELPLVSLFCSCFLSDPLNKPSYKYEDTVDLTWCVISDMEVIELNKRTSGQSFEVILKPPSFEGIPEFNASLPRRRDPSLEEIQKKLEAAEERRKYQEAELLKHLAGKREHEREVIQKAIEENNNFIKTAKERLMQKMESNKENREAHLAAMLERLQEKDKHAEEVRKNKELKEEASR; encoded by the exons ATGACGCTGGCAG cctacaaagaaaaaatgaaggagCTCCCTTTAGTGTCTCTCTTCTGTTCCTGCTTCCTCTCAGACCCTTTAAACAAACCATCTTATAAATACGAAG ACACCGTAGACCTCACTTGGTGCGTCATTTCTGACATGGAGGTCATCGAGCTCAACAAGCGCACCTCCGGCCAGTCCTTTGAGGTCATCCTGAAGCCACCCTCCTTTGAAGGGATCCCAGAATTCAATGCCTCTCTGCCCCGGCGGCGAGACCCCTCCCTGGAAGAGATCCAGAAGAAGCTGGAAGCGGCTGAGGAGAGACGCAAG TACCAGGAAGCAGAGCTGCTGAAGCACCTGGCGGGCAAGCGAGAGCACGAGAGAGAGGTCATTCAGAAAGCCATCGAGGAGAACAACAACTTCATCAAGACGGCCAAGGAGAGGCTGATGCagaagatggagtccaacaaggaGAACCGGGAGGCACATCTAGCTGCTATGTTGGAACGCTTGCAGGAGAAG GACAAGCACGCTGAGGAGGTCCGGAAGAACAAGGAGCTGAAAGAAGAAGCCTCGAGGTAA
- the STMN4 gene encoding stathmin-4 isoform X1: protein MTLAAYKEKMKELPLVSLFCSCFLSDPLNKPSYKYEVDTVDLTWCVISDMEVIELNKRTSGQSFEVILKPPSFEGIPEFNASLPRRRDPSLEEIQKKLEAAEERRKYQEAELLKHLAGKREHEREVIQKAIEENNNFIKTAKERLMQKMESNKENREAHLAAMLERLQEKDKHAEEVRKNKELKEEASR, encoded by the exons ATGACGCTGGCAG cctacaaagaaaaaatgaaggagCTCCCTTTAGTGTCTCTCTTCTGTTCCTGCTTCCTCTCAGACCCTTTAAACAAACCATCTTATAAATACGAAG TAGACACCGTAGACCTCACTTGGTGCGTCATTTCTGACATGGAGGTCATCGAGCTCAACAAGCGCACCTCCGGCCAGTCCTTTGAGGTCATCCTGAAGCCACCCTCCTTTGAAGGGATCCCAGAATTCAATGCCTCTCTGCCCCGGCGGCGAGACCCCTCCCTGGAAGAGATCCAGAAGAAGCTGGAAGCGGCTGAGGAGAGACGCAAG TACCAGGAAGCAGAGCTGCTGAAGCACCTGGCGGGCAAGCGAGAGCACGAGAGAGAGGTCATTCAGAAAGCCATCGAGGAGAACAACAACTTCATCAAGACGGCCAAGGAGAGGCTGATGCagaagatggagtccaacaaggaGAACCGGGAGGCACATCTAGCTGCTATGTTGGAACGCTTGCAGGAGAAG GACAAGCACGCTGAGGAGGTCCGGAAGAACAAGGAGCTGAAAGAAGAAGCCTCGAGGTAA
- the STMN4 gene encoding stathmin-4 isoform X3 — protein MTLAAYKEKMKELPLVSLFCSCFLSDPLNKPSYKYEVDTVDLTWCVISDMEVIELNKRTSGQSFEVILKPPSFEGIPEFNASLPRRRDPSLEEIQKKLEAAEERRKYQEAELLKHLAGKREHEREVIQKAIEENNNFIKTAKERLMQKMESNKENREAHLAAMLERLQEKFGSHLSK, from the exons ATGACGCTGGCAG cctacaaagaaaaaatgaaggagCTCCCTTTAGTGTCTCTCTTCTGTTCCTGCTTCCTCTCAGACCCTTTAAACAAACCATCTTATAAATACGAAG TAGACACCGTAGACCTCACTTGGTGCGTCATTTCTGACATGGAGGTCATCGAGCTCAACAAGCGCACCTCCGGCCAGTCCTTTGAGGTCATCCTGAAGCCACCCTCCTTTGAAGGGATCCCAGAATTCAATGCCTCTCTGCCCCGGCGGCGAGACCCCTCCCTGGAAGAGATCCAGAAGAAGCTGGAAGCGGCTGAGGAGAGACGCAAG TACCAGGAAGCAGAGCTGCTGAAGCACCTGGCGGGCAAGCGAGAGCACGAGAGAGAGGTCATTCAGAAAGCCATCGAGGAGAACAACAACTTCATCAAGACGGCCAAGGAGAGGCTGATGCagaagatggagtccaacaaggaGAACCGGGAGGCACATCTAGCTGCTATGTTGGAACGCTTGCAGGAGAAG TTTGGAAGCCACCTGAGCAAGTGA